In a genomic window of Streptomyces roseoviridis:
- the pulA gene encoding pullulanase-type alpha-1,6-glucosidase, producing MIRKRTAVALAAALCAALVPALPATAAPRPPAPPSDKALAATPARHDLTREQFYFVLPDRFANGDTGNDRGGLTGSRTATGFDPSDKGFYQGGDLKGLTQRLDYIKGLGTTAIWMAPIFKNRPVQGEGKDASAGYHGYWITDFTQVDPHFGTNDDLKRLIAAAHAKGMKVFFDVITNHTADTVDYAEKKYGYRPKGAHPYLDSTGRPFDDRAGIPAEVDADSFPYTPTVAPGRETKVPAWLNDPTMYHNRGDSTWAGESAEYGDFVGLDDLWTERPEVVEGMKRIYERWVRDFDIDGFRIDTVKHVDLDFWTQWATALDAYAKKQGREDFFMFGEVYSADTAVTAPYVTRGRLDATLDFPFQDAARAYASQGAGADKLARVFADDYKYTARHANAYEQVTFLGNHDMGRIGTFLKQDRPGAPDAELVQRARLANELMFLSRGNPVVYSGDEQGFTGAGGDKDARQPLFGSRAADYLDDDQLGTDRTHASDAYDTTHPLYTAIARLSKLTKEHPALRDGVQRERHAEGSVYAFSRTDPKAKTEYLVATNSATEAKTVTVPVDSAHFRTLYGGQGAVAAKDGKVTVTVPALSSLVLKADAPLPAPATAPGVTLKAPAAGATGTVEITADVTGGGLNRVVFAAQAGNGRWQTLGTADHAPYKITQHVTAPAGTPLRYKAVVVDSAGRTASALATTTAGQAPAPEKPVAVERTHAVVHYKRQDGDYDGWKLKAAGQEAAFTGRDAHGAFAWVRVPEGASTVPYTVEKDGTTDGPQRSITLGRTGEVWITQGQDGQSDTNPAPAPQDKGKAVLHYQRTDGDYDGWGLHLWTGAAQPTDWSKPLMPTRVDSYGAVYEVPLAQGATSLSYILHKGDQKDLPTDQSLDLATHGNEVWLLAGQPKYLLPMAGGTPALDLTKAEAQWIDRTTVVWKVKATDATSQQLVYAEDGGITVTDGALSDEGRWLRLNAGALTDAQKARFPHLKDYPAFTVDPRDADRIRASLRGQLIATQRAANGALLAATGVQTAGVLDDLYAAKATKTALGPVFRNGRPTLSLWAPTAQSVALELDGKTVPMRRDDASGVWSVTGPRSWAGKPYRYVVKVWAPSVHKVVVNKVTDPYSTALTTDSARSLAVDLTDTRLAPQGWKTLKKPAAVPLRDAQIQELHVRDFSIADRTANPGHRGTYLAFTDKGSKGSKHLKALADSGTSYVHLLPAFDIGTIPEKKSEQTEPACDLKVYAPDSEEQQACVAAAAAKDAYNWGYDPLHYTVPEGSYATDPNGTRRTVEFRRMVQALNGQGLRTVMDVVYNHTVAAGQSDKSVLDRIVPGYYQRLQADGTVATSTCCANTAPENAMMGKLVVDSVVTWAKEYKVDGFRFDLMGHHPKDNILAVRKALDALTVEKDGVDGKAIVLYGEGWNFGEIADDARFVQATQKNMAGTGIATFSDRARDAVRGGGPFDEDPGVQGFASGLYTAPNSSLANGTPEQQKARLLHYQDLIKVGLSGNLASYTFTDTSGRTVKGSEVDYNGAPAGYAAAPGDALAYADAHDNETLYDALAFKLPADTSPADRARMQVLAMATATLSQGPALSQAGSDLLRSKSLDRNSYDSGDWFNAIHWDCRDGNGFGRGLPPAADNKAKWAHGKPLLTDPDLTVGCAEIDGASAAYRDLQTIRTTEPVFSLDTAARVQDALSFPLSGRDETPGVITMRLGDLVVVFNATPQTQRQTVGALAGKGHRLHPVQANGADATVKSSAYDTASGTFTVPARTVAVFTAR from the coding sequence GTGATACGCAAGAGAACGGCGGTCGCGCTGGCCGCCGCCCTGTGCGCCGCCCTCGTGCCCGCCCTCCCGGCGACGGCCGCACCGCGGCCCCCGGCCCCGCCCTCCGACAAGGCGCTGGCCGCCACCCCGGCCCGCCACGACCTGACCCGCGAGCAGTTCTACTTCGTGCTGCCCGACCGCTTCGCCAACGGCGACACCGGCAACGACCGCGGCGGCCTCACCGGCTCGCGCACCGCCACCGGCTTCGACCCGAGCGACAAGGGCTTCTACCAGGGCGGCGACCTCAAGGGCCTGACCCAGCGGCTCGACTACATCAAGGGCCTCGGCACCACCGCCATCTGGATGGCGCCGATCTTCAAGAACCGGCCCGTGCAGGGCGAGGGCAAGGACGCCAGCGCCGGCTACCACGGCTACTGGATCACCGACTTCACCCAGGTCGACCCCCACTTCGGCACCAACGACGACCTGAAGAGGCTGATCGCCGCCGCCCACGCCAAGGGCATGAAGGTCTTCTTCGACGTCATCACCAACCACACCGCCGACACCGTCGACTACGCCGAGAAGAAGTACGGCTACCGCCCCAAGGGCGCCCACCCCTACCTCGACTCCACCGGCCGCCCCTTCGACGACCGGGCGGGCATCCCCGCCGAGGTGGACGCCGACTCCTTCCCGTACACCCCGACCGTCGCACCGGGCCGCGAGACCAAGGTCCCGGCCTGGCTCAACGACCCGACGATGTACCACAACCGGGGCGACTCCACCTGGGCCGGCGAGTCCGCCGAGTACGGCGACTTCGTCGGCCTCGACGACCTGTGGACCGAGCGCCCCGAGGTCGTCGAGGGCATGAAGCGGATCTACGAGAGGTGGGTCCGCGACTTCGACATCGACGGCTTCCGCATCGACACCGTCAAGCACGTCGACCTCGACTTCTGGACCCAGTGGGCCACCGCCCTGGACGCCTACGCGAAGAAGCAGGGCCGCGAGGACTTCTTCATGTTCGGCGAGGTCTACTCCGCCGACACCGCCGTCACCGCCCCCTACGTCACCCGCGGCCGGCTGGACGCCACCCTCGACTTCCCCTTCCAGGACGCCGCCCGCGCCTACGCCTCCCAGGGCGCCGGCGCCGACAAGCTCGCCCGGGTCTTCGCCGACGACTACAAGTACACCGCTCGCCACGCCAACGCCTACGAGCAGGTCACCTTCCTCGGCAACCACGACATGGGCCGCATCGGGACCTTCCTCAAGCAGGACCGCCCCGGCGCCCCCGACGCCGAACTCGTCCAGCGGGCCCGCCTCGCCAACGAGCTGATGTTCCTGTCCCGGGGCAACCCGGTCGTCTACTCCGGCGACGAACAGGGCTTCACCGGCGCCGGCGGCGACAAGGACGCCCGCCAGCCCCTCTTCGGCTCCCGGGCCGCCGACTACCTCGACGACGACCAGCTCGGCACCGACCGCACCCACGCCTCCGACGCGTACGACACCACGCACCCGCTCTACACGGCGATCGCCCGGCTGTCGAAGCTGACGAAGGAGCACCCGGCGCTGCGCGACGGCGTCCAGCGCGAACGCCACGCCGAGGGCTCCGTCTACGCCTTCTCCCGCACGGACCCGAAGGCGAAGACCGAGTACCTGGTCGCCACCAACAGCGCCACCGAAGCGAAGACCGTCACTGTCCCCGTCGACTCCGCGCACTTCCGCACCCTGTACGGGGGACAGGGCGCCGTCGCCGCGAAGGACGGCAAGGTCACCGTCACCGTGCCCGCTCTGTCCTCCCTCGTCCTCAAGGCCGACGCCCCGCTGCCCGCCCCGGCCACCGCGCCCGGCGTCACCCTGAAGGCCCCGGCCGCCGGCGCCACCGGCACCGTGGAGATCACCGCCGACGTCACCGGCGGCGGCCTGAACCGGGTCGTCTTCGCCGCCCAGGCCGGCAACGGCCGCTGGCAGACCCTCGGCACCGCCGACCACGCCCCCTACAAGATCACCCAGCACGTGACGGCCCCCGCCGGCACCCCGCTGCGCTACAAGGCCGTCGTCGTCGACTCCGCCGGCCGCACCGCGAGCGCCCTCGCCACCACCACCGCCGGACAGGCCCCCGCGCCCGAGAAGCCCGTCGCCGTCGAACGCACCCACGCGGTCGTCCACTACAAGCGCCAGGACGGCGACTACGACGGCTGGAAGCTGAAGGCCGCCGGACAGGAAGCCGCCTTCACCGGGCGCGACGCCCACGGCGCCTTCGCCTGGGTCCGCGTCCCCGAGGGCGCGTCCACCGTCCCGTACACCGTCGAGAAGGACGGCACCACCGACGGCCCGCAGCGAAGCATCACCCTCGGCCGCACCGGCGAGGTCTGGATCACGCAGGGCCAGGACGGCCAGTCCGACACCAATCCGGCACCCGCTCCGCAGGACAAGGGCAAGGCCGTCCTCCACTACCAGCGGACGGACGGCGACTACGACGGCTGGGGCCTGCACCTGTGGACCGGTGCCGCCCAGCCCACCGACTGGTCCAAGCCCCTGATGCCCACCCGGGTCGACTCCTACGGAGCCGTCTACGAGGTGCCGCTCGCCCAGGGCGCGACCTCCCTGTCGTACATCCTGCACAAGGGCGACCAGAAGGACCTGCCCACCGACCAGTCCCTCGACCTCGCCACCCACGGCAACGAGGTGTGGCTGCTCGCCGGACAGCCGAAGTACCTGCTGCCGATGGCCGGCGGCACCCCGGCCCTCGACCTCACCAAGGCCGAGGCCCAGTGGATCGACCGCACCACCGTCGTCTGGAAGGTGAAGGCCACCGACGCCACCAGCCAGCAGCTGGTGTACGCCGAGGACGGCGGCATCACCGTCACCGACGGCGCCCTCAGCGACGAGGGCCGCTGGCTGCGGCTGAACGCGGGCGCCCTCACCGACGCCCAGAAGGCGCGCTTCCCGCACCTGAAGGACTACCCCGCCTTCACCGTCGACCCGCGCGACGCCGACCGGATCCGCGCCTCCCTGCGCGGCCAGCTGATCGCCACCCAGCGCGCCGCCAACGGCGCCCTGCTCGCCGCCACCGGCGTCCAGACCGCCGGCGTCCTCGACGACCTGTACGCGGCGAAGGCGACGAAGACGGCCCTCGGGCCCGTCTTCCGCAACGGCCGCCCCACGCTCTCCCTGTGGGCGCCCACCGCGCAGTCCGTCGCCCTCGAACTCGACGGGAAGACCGTGCCCATGCGGCGCGACGACGCCTCCGGCGTCTGGTCCGTCACCGGCCCCAGGTCCTGGGCGGGCAAGCCCTACCGGTACGTCGTGAAGGTCTGGGCCCCCAGCGTCCACAAGGTCGTCGTCAACAAGGTCACCGACCCCTACTCGACCGCCCTCACCACCGACTCGGCCCGCAGCCTCGCCGTCGACCTCACCGACACCCGGCTCGCGCCCCAGGGCTGGAAGACCCTGAAGAAGCCGGCCGCCGTGCCGCTGCGCGACGCCCAGATCCAGGAGCTGCACGTCCGCGACTTCTCGATCGCGGACCGCACGGCGAACCCCGGACACCGCGGCACCTACCTCGCCTTCACCGACAAGGGCAGCAAGGGCTCGAAGCACCTCAAGGCCCTCGCCGACTCCGGCACCTCCTACGTCCACCTGCTCCCGGCCTTCGACATCGGCACCATCCCGGAGAAGAAGTCCGAGCAGACCGAACCCGCCTGCGACCTGAAGGTCTACGCCCCCGACTCCGAGGAGCAGCAGGCCTGCGTCGCCGCCGCCGCGGCGAAGGACGCCTACAACTGGGGCTACGACCCCCTGCACTACACCGTCCCCGAGGGCTCCTACGCCACCGACCCGAACGGCACCCGCCGCACCGTCGAGTTCCGTCGGATGGTCCAGGCCCTCAACGGCCAGGGCCTGCGCACCGTCATGGACGTGGTCTACAACCACACCGTCGCCGCCGGACAGTCCGACAAGTCCGTCCTCGACAGGATCGTGCCCGGCTACTACCAGCGCCTCCAGGCCGACGGCACCGTCGCCACCTCCACCTGCTGCGCCAACACCGCGCCCGAGAACGCGATGATGGGCAAGCTCGTCGTCGACTCCGTCGTCACCTGGGCCAAGGAGTACAAGGTCGACGGCTTCCGCTTCGACCTCATGGGCCACCACCCCAAGGACAACATTCTCGCCGTCCGCAAGGCGCTCGACGCGCTCACCGTCGAGAAGGACGGCGTCGACGGCAAGGCGATCGTCCTCTACGGCGAGGGCTGGAACTTCGGCGAGATCGCCGACGACGCCCGCTTCGTCCAGGCCACCCAGAAGAACATGGCCGGCACCGGCATCGCCACCTTCTCCGACCGGGCCCGCGACGCCGTCCGCGGCGGCGGCCCCTTCGACGAGGACCCCGGCGTCCAGGGCTTCGCCTCCGGCCTGTACACCGCCCCCAACTCCTCCTTGGCCAACGGCACCCCGGAGCAGCAGAAGGCCCGGCTCCTGCACTACCAGGACCTGATCAAGGTCGGCCTGTCCGGCAACCTCGCCTCCTACACCTTCACCGACACCTCCGGGCGCACGGTCAAGGGCTCCGAGGTCGACTACAACGGCGCCCCGGCCGGCTACGCCGCCGCCCCCGGCGACGCCCTCGCCTACGCCGACGCCCACGACAACGAGACCCTCTACGACGCCCTCGCCTTCAAGCTCCCGGCCGACACGTCCCCGGCCGACCGGGCCCGCATGCAGGTCCTCGCCATGGCGACCGCGACCCTCTCGCAGGGCCCGGCGCTCTCCCAGGCCGGCAGCGACCTGCTCCGCTCCAAGTCCCTCGACCGCAACTCGTACGACAGCGGCGACTGGTTCAACGCCATCCACTGGGACTGCCGCGACGGCAACGGCTTCGGCCGCGGCCTGCCCCCGGCCGCCGACAACAAGGCCAAGTGGGCCCACGGCAAGCCGCTGCTCACCGACCCGGACCTGACGGTCGGCTGCGCCGAGATCGACGGCGCCTCCGCCGCCTACCGGGACCTGCAGACGATCCGCACCACCGAGCCGGTCTTCTCCCTCGACACGGCCGCTCGGGTCCAGGACGCCCTGTCCTTCCCGCTCTCCGGCCGCGACGAGACCCCGGGCGTCATCACCATGCGCCTGGGCGACCTGGTCGTCGTCTTCAACGCCACCCCGCAGACGCAGCGCCAGACGGTCGGCGCCCTGGCCGGGAAGGGCCACCGCCTCCACCCCGTCCAGGCGAACGGCGCCGACGCGACGGTGAAGTCCTCCGCCTACGACACGGCCTCGGGCACCTTCACGGTCCCGGCCCGCACGGTGGCGGTCTTCACCGCGCGCTAG
- a CDS encoding metal-dependent hydrolase: protein MSNTQPAPVASEHIALKARKVSFDWEGTPLHWVPGDPFTTHTINVLHLLLPAGERWFVHVYKQVLPYITDERLRADVIGFIGQEAVHSQAHDDVLPHLKKLGLDPTPYTAQVDWFFEKLLGDRTLPPGRPRRWWLMERVALIAAIEHYTAFLGNWVLNAEALDRAGADPVMLDLLRWHGAEEVEHRSVAFELFLHLDGTYRRRARTWATAFTALVFLWQRGVRFFMENDPTLLGAKPSIGQLVRKGREGVLPSTPDMLRSIPRYLSRSYHPTQEGSTAQAAAYLANSPGAGGGRH from the coding sequence ATGTCTAATACGCAGCCCGCACCGGTGGCGTCGGAGCACATCGCACTCAAGGCCCGCAAGGTCTCCTTCGACTGGGAGGGGACCCCGCTCCACTGGGTTCCCGGCGACCCCTTCACCACCCACACCATCAACGTGCTGCATCTGCTCCTGCCCGCCGGCGAACGCTGGTTCGTGCACGTCTACAAGCAGGTCCTGCCGTACATCACCGACGAGCGGCTGCGCGCGGACGTCATCGGGTTCATCGGGCAGGAGGCCGTCCACTCCCAGGCCCACGACGACGTCCTGCCCCACCTCAAGAAGCTGGGGCTCGACCCGACCCCGTACACCGCCCAGGTCGACTGGTTCTTCGAGAAGCTGCTCGGCGACCGGACCCTGCCGCCCGGCCGGCCCCGTCGCTGGTGGCTGATGGAGCGCGTGGCGCTGATCGCCGCCATCGAGCACTACACCGCCTTCCTCGGCAACTGGGTGCTCAACGCCGAGGCGCTCGACCGGGCCGGCGCCGACCCGGTCATGCTCGACCTGCTGCGCTGGCACGGCGCCGAGGAGGTCGAGCACCGCTCGGTCGCCTTCGAGCTGTTCCTGCACCTGGACGGCACCTACCGGCGGCGCGCCCGCACCTGGGCGACCGCGTTCACCGCGCTCGTCTTCCTGTGGCAGCGCGGGGTCCGCTTCTTCATGGAGAACGACCCGACACTCCTGGGCGCCAAGCCGTCGATCGGGCAGCTCGTCCGCAAGGGCCGCGAGGGCGTGCTGCCGTCGACACCGGACATGCTGCGCTCCATACCCCGGTACCTGAGCCGGAGTTACCACCCCACGCAGGAGGGCTCCACCGCGCAGGCCGCCGCCTATCTCGCGAACTCCCCCGGCGCGGGCGGAGGCCGGCACTGA
- a CDS encoding TetR/AcrR family transcriptional regulator → MTTGVRRRMGVEERKRQLIGVALELFSHRSPDEVSIDDIAAAAGISRPLVYHYFPGKQSLYEAALRRAADELAARFLEPPEGPLGARLLRVMGRFFDFVDDHGPGFAALMRGGPAVGSSTTQTMIDEVRQAAYEQILAHLEVPEPSARLELVVRSWVSLAESTALLWLDGRRVPRAELELQLVHDFAALAAVSAAHDPETAEILVRILADEPADGPFGDLVARLVALVPRLPGQRLA, encoded by the coding sequence ATGACGACCGGGGTACGCCGCAGGATGGGCGTCGAGGAGCGCAAGAGGCAACTGATCGGGGTGGCCCTCGAGCTGTTCAGCCACCGCTCCCCCGACGAGGTCTCCATCGACGACATCGCCGCCGCCGCGGGCATCTCCCGGCCGCTGGTCTACCACTACTTCCCCGGCAAGCAGTCCCTGTACGAGGCGGCGCTGCGGCGGGCGGCCGACGAGCTGGCCGCCCGGTTCCTCGAACCGCCCGAGGGCCCGCTCGGTGCGCGTCTGCTGCGGGTGATGGGCCGGTTCTTCGACTTCGTCGACGACCACGGCCCGGGTTTCGCGGCGCTGATGCGGGGCGGCCCGGCGGTCGGTTCCTCCACCACCCAGACGATGATCGACGAGGTGCGGCAGGCCGCCTACGAGCAGATCCTGGCGCACCTGGAGGTCCCCGAGCCGTCCGCGCGGCTCGAACTGGTCGTCCGTTCCTGGGTGTCGCTCGCCGAGTCGACGGCGCTGCTGTGGCTGGACGGCCGCCGGGTGCCGCGCGCGGAGCTGGAGTTGCAGCTCGTGCACGACTTCGCGGCGCTGGCCGCGGTCAGCGCCGCGCACGACCCGGAGACGGCGGAGATCCTGGTCCGCATCCTCGCCGACGAGCCGGCCGACGGCCCGTTCGGCGACCTGGTGGCCCGGCTCGTCGCCCTCGTCCCGCGGCTGCCGGGTCAGCGCTTGGCGTAG
- a CDS encoding PDR/VanB family oxidoreductase has protein sequence MGRTRLRTAVLVAGAALLARRALRRRIEASPLWPMPALDEPVSGRGRQATVTRRVLVAARTEPAEGVVQLRLEGTGLPAWQPGAHVDLVLPSGLVRQYSLCGDPAERDAYTVAARLVEDGAGGRGGSREVHEQLHVGTEIEIRGPRNRFPLVPSPSYVFVAGGIGITPVLPMVRAAEAAGADWRLLYCGRSRATMPYADELERLGGARATVVAEDEDGLPDLSFLATTPAETAVYCCGPEGLMDAVAAALPEGRVPRLERFSAARTEGGEPFEVELRRSGRTVTVAAGQSVLSAVREAVPDVLYSCRQGFCGTCRQRVLEGEVDHRDELLTDAERAGSMLICVSRCSGGRLVLDL, from the coding sequence ATGGGCCGCACCCGACTCCGTACCGCCGTCCTCGTCGCCGGAGCCGCGCTGCTCGCCAGGCGGGCCCTGCGGCGCCGGATCGAAGCCTCGCCGCTGTGGCCGATGCCCGCGCTCGACGAGCCGGTCTCCGGCCGCGGGCGGCAGGCCACCGTCACCCGGCGCGTACTCGTGGCCGCGCGCACCGAACCCGCCGAAGGCGTGGTCCAACTGCGCCTGGAAGGTACGGGACTGCCCGCCTGGCAGCCCGGCGCACACGTCGACCTCGTCCTGCCGTCGGGGCTGGTCCGCCAGTACTCGCTGTGCGGCGACCCGGCCGAGCGCGACGCGTACACCGTCGCCGCCCGTCTGGTCGAGGACGGGGCGGGCGGCCGGGGCGGCTCCCGCGAGGTGCACGAACAGCTCCACGTCGGCACGGAGATCGAGATCCGCGGGCCCCGCAACCGCTTCCCGCTCGTCCCCTCCCCGTCCTATGTGTTCGTCGCCGGAGGCATCGGCATCACCCCGGTCCTGCCGATGGTCCGCGCGGCCGAGGCCGCCGGCGCCGACTGGCGGCTGCTGTACTGCGGGCGCAGCCGGGCCACCATGCCGTACGCCGACGAGCTGGAGCGTCTGGGCGGCGCCCGCGCCACCGTGGTGGCGGAGGACGAGGACGGCCTGCCCGACCTGTCCTTCCTGGCCACGACCCCCGCCGAGACGGCCGTGTACTGCTGTGGCCCCGAGGGGCTGATGGACGCCGTGGCCGCCGCCCTGCCGGAGGGCCGGGTACCGCGCCTGGAGCGCTTCTCGGCCGCCCGGACCGAGGGCGGCGAGCCCTTCGAGGTCGAACTGCGGCGCAGCGGACGGACCGTGACGGTGGCGGCCGGCCAGTCGGTGCTCTCGGCGGTCCGCGAGGCGGTGCCGGACGTGCTCTACTCCTGCCGGCAGGGCTTCTGCGGGACCTGCCGGCAGCGGGTCCTGGAGGGCGAGGTCGACCACCGGGACGAGCTGCTCACCGACGCCGAACGGGCCGGCTCCATGCTGATCTGCGTCTCGCGGTGCTCGGGCGGGCGGCTCGTGCTCGACCTCTGA
- a CDS encoding isomerase, whose translation MPQITVDYSAPLDRRGFALALHPLVVETVDASLDACKTRFREVEELVVGDGATDDAVVHVEIALLAGRTDEAKARLVQGVLALVPEHLKEREGVRISAEVRDLDPSYAKR comes from the coding sequence ATGCCCCAGATCACCGTCGACTACTCCGCGCCCCTCGACCGGCGCGGCTTCGCCCTCGCCCTGCACCCGCTCGTCGTCGAGACCGTCGACGCGAGCCTCGACGCCTGCAAGACCCGCTTCCGCGAGGTGGAGGAGCTCGTCGTCGGCGACGGCGCCACGGACGACGCGGTCGTCCACGTGGAGATCGCACTCCTCGCCGGCCGCACCGACGAGGCCAAGGCACGGCTCGTCCAGGGCGTGCTCGCCCTGGTGCCCGAGCACCTGAAGGAGCGGGAGGGCGTCCGGATCTCCGCCGAGGTCCGCGACCTCGACCCGTCCTACGCCAAGCGCTGA